Below is a genomic region from Miscanthus floridulus cultivar M001 chromosome 1, ASM1932011v1, whole genome shotgun sequence.
CCGGCGTCGGCGGCCACCCCTCCCCCGCTTGCCTCCCCCTCCCCTACCCCTCCATCTCCCGACGGTGCGACCACTACCCCGCGATGGCGCGACCGCGTCCATCCCGCCGGACCGCGCTGCGTCTTCTGTTTCTACCTAGGGGCTCGCGGACGGCGTGCAGGCGCTCAAGGACTCCATCCGGGGCCTCGACGTGGGTGTGGGTCGGCCGCGCGGAACATGGCCACCTTGCTGCGTGGACAAATCGCGTTGTGTCCTCTTCCTCCCCCCGGCAGCTACGGGTCTAGATGTGGCAGCTGCGCGGACCGGTGGCCTTTGCCGGCAGCAACGGCGCTTGGGTCACGACCGGCCTCGGCTGCAAGCGTTTCCCTCATCTTCATCTGCCCAAGCTTGGTACTCCCCAAGGTCTACCTCGCCGCTGTCTTCGAGTAGATCGACGCCATCCAGGTTCGTGTCCCCTTCTTCTCAGTCTGGATCTGGGGTTCAATCTCGATGGGGTTGTTGCGGCCTTCTCGATTTGGTTAGGTTTTGACTGACATCTCTGTGTTTGCTTTTCCTAAGGCCCTGCAGCTTGCTGGGAACGCCGCCGAGGATCCACATTGTCGTCACTGATGAAGGTCAGCACAGGTCTACCACTAATGATCGTTTGTCCTCTCATCTATTTGTTCATATTTGCAGATATAGGTTGCTCAAACCGATTACAAAAACAATCTTATTAACTAAGCGCTCTGGGAACCCAGTATTAATTCCCACAAGCCTTCCTTCAGGttatatttgttttgttttttaagCAGTACATCTACTGTATCAATTTGTAAACAAATTGAGCTCTTACATGCTTGTGATAGTTATCTCTGAAAAATAAGAGATGGTTCATGGATTCATCGGCACCGTCTATTCTTGGCTATATGAGAAGCATCTCTATTTAATGCCTTCGACCTGCTGAACGTATGGACATGAATCCACTGCCTATCTATCTCTGCATATTTAAATATTTAAGTGCCTCCTAATATCCTAACTGATTTGTTTTTCCAGATGGAAAGTGACCTATCAATTGCCTTGTAGATGTTGGATTTCCTACAGCTTAAATGCAGACATGTCACATGGCACTTAGTATTTCTGTCAGTTTTATTTATTCACAGGTTTTTGTTCTTCATCCATTTGTATATCCAAATTTGTTCCCTTTCATGTCATTCACAATTTTCCTACTGTATGATTATAAACCTCAATACATGATACATGGTCTATATGGTTTAGTTTCCATATTGTTTATATTTCTTTGCGACTTTTTGCTGCATGACAACAAAGCTGGCTGATGAACTCTAAAATTATGCCTTTATGTTTCTATATGCACCTCTAATTTTGTAGATCTCTCTTATGTTGCTAAGGTTCCATTGATACCTTGATGGAAAATTATTTATCTGATTGTTTTCCGAAATAAAAGAGTGGAATGTGATATGCTGTCTCGCATGTGGCGAATTATTGTTTTGTGTTAATATTTGACCTTCATTCACGGATTACAATTTTAGCATTTCTTTGTGATACAGAGTATGCTTCGGTGATACAGATGAGATTTGTAGTACATTTGTTTGCTTTATAGACCACTACGTTTCCCAATTTCACACTTGCTCAGCCATCATGTACTCATGTGTTTTAATTTAAATTGTCACATTCACGTTTCTTGAATGCCTGCAGGGAGATAAAGTACCGAGAATACTTCTTCTGATGTTGAATACCAAAACTTACATACCTGGTGCAATGATTAATTGATAGTCAAGATATTTTCTTAGTTCATCCAGAGTGGGAGTAACTTGGCAGCAAGGATGCCAGCTTCCTTATCCATGAAATTCTTTTGTCACCTGTTTCAAAGGTAAACCTATAGTAACTTTTTCCCTTATTTGCCAAACTAATCGGATGCACCTTGGTTAGTGATCGCATATAACCCAGCAGCCACAAGAATAAGtatatgcttttatctgttgTTATTTTTTGTATGATCTACCAGTCATTCCTATGTGTTGACATCCTAATGCAATTCCAAAGTTGAAACTTGAGTCCTGGCCGTATGGGAGATGAGCCAAATAATCTATACGCAATGTATTATTTGATTTCCTTCGGTCACTTTTCTATCCGATTTGGATGTTACACCATCTTAATCTTAGGCTCATGGGATTTGACACTTACATGGATGCTGGCTGAGCTGTGATGAGCTCGCTCACTGCATTATATGGGTGGTGGTGGTATTGTTGACGATGGATACTGAAACAGATGAGTTTTGTTTCCAAACTAAGATGACATCATGAACCCTTCTATCAGATTGTCAGTTAACAATTGGAGAAATTACTTGTTATGCCTCTTCTAACAGTAGTGGATATTTTAGATAGCAATATAGCATTTGAGTAGCCAAAAAACACAGAATGATCCTGAAGTGGTTTGTTGGGCACATTTCTCATCTCAGTATTATGCGAATATACCCTTGATAGGTTGTCAGACAAGAAGGCGACCAGAGCCCGCATTTCAATGATGCCTATTGGTACTCCATGGGTGCCTTACAGAACACCTGGTGAAGGAACCTGGCAGTGGCTTGACATATGGAATGCTCTGGTAAACCCAATAACACTGACTATATGCTTCCTTGGGCTGATGTAACTATATTTTTTTGCTGTGCATGGATAAGTAATTTGAATTGTCAATGTGCAGTACCGTTAGCGGATTATCTTCATCGGGGACAATATAGATGAAGAATTCAGCATCCAAGTGTTAGCAAGCATGCTGTATCTTGACAGCATTGATAATTCCAAAAAGATAATGTTATACATTAATGGaccaggtggagatgtaaggaccTCAGAATACTATTATTGTACTTGTGTTGGTCCCCATTTATTTTACTGTTACACTTTCCATTTCCTTTTTTTTAGGTGAGCCCGTGATTCTCTGACCTTCTACCTACTACACTATCAATCATCAAGGCATAAATTGTGAATAGTTGAATTTGCATATTACAGATATCTTGTTTTGATGCTTTTAAAATATTCATATAAATAATAAAAAGAAGTCCATGAAAATCAGATTGCCCTACGATACTCATGTTACATTCGAATCCAAACTTACCCTGGTGTTGCAGCTTACTCCGTGTATGGCGCTATATGATACCATGCTAAGTCTAAAAAGTCCAATTGGTACGCACTGCTTGAGCTTTGCTTTCAGCCTGGCAGGATTTATTCTTGCAGCTGGTGAAAAGGTATTACTACTTAGTATTGTCTTTCTATTGACCATATGTGGCTTTAATATGCTCAAGTATAATGCCTATTTCTGTTGTTCTGTATGTATTGTTATTAAGGGTTCACGTACTGGTATGCCTCTATGCCGGATTTCACTTCAGTCTCCTGCTGGAGCAGCTCGAGGGCAGGTTTGTAAACTTAACTGTTCAATATGGGAAATGCCTACATTTTACAGTCTTGATTTATTGGACCTTTATCTGTAGGCTGATGATATAGAAAATGAAGCAAACGAGCTTATTCGTATCAAGAACTATCTCTATGGCAAACTCGCAGACCACACAGGTCATTCTGTCGAGAAGGTAGGAAAGTCTGATTACATGATCTTCTTTCTCATCCCATTGGTGGTAAATGGTGGTTTGGTTTGCTCTAgcctgtggtatctcatgatgaaGTCCCATAGAGGATCATGTATTATAATTTTCCCACTTGTCTTTCGTAACTCCAGTTCAAGCATCCCTTTCTTAAACATTTACTTCTTTGCAGATCCATGAGGACCTCTCTAGGGTGAAGCGTTTCGATGCTGGAGGGGCTCTTGAATATGGGATTATTGACCGTATTATCAGGCCTTCTAGGATCAAGAAAGAGGGCTCCACTGCCCAAAGGAGAGATATGCGAAACCTAGGACTTGGCTAATAGATGCTATCCTATTGTATCAGATTTTTGTGTGCTGGACTGGGCTACTCCAAACTTCAACTTGCGGTTTCAGACTCAAGGACTTAATAGTAGATAACAAGAGATAAGCAGGAAGGCTGGCTGAAGTAGGATGTAGCAGCTCTTCCTTCCATTGCATCATATGTATCGACAAATGCAGCACATGGTACTTTGATGCGACAATGTCCTTGTTGGAGAGCAATGTAACTGTCCGAAGCTTTATGCATACGTATTTTGTTGGTGTGCAGTGTTTAGTATGCTTTTGCTAACTGTCAGTATTATATTGCTGGGTTTGTTGATGAAAACAGCAAAGAAAAAGACCAGAGGGCATTAGCCTCTACGCGTCTCGTGCCcagctccatcaaatacttctttccactaacatgcAACCAGCATTTATGTTcgtttacaacattgtaatgaaaaaagTCAGGTTACCTTTCCTTCTCATATTTTTCTATTTAATGTACCAAATACACCCTTTCATAGCAACGCAATGAGAAAatatattagacatatgagccatatttcCCAATAATTTTTCTATACCAAGCatatcacccgcagcgaagcgcgggcagcaaTGGCTAGTATCCATAACGATTGGCATTGGCTGCTTGTAAGTCTGATAGCCATCATGAATGAATCTAGTTGGTTCTACAATTGCTACCATCGTGGCCGTCACATAAAGTGAGTAAAGGCATTGGCCATACTTGCTTTATATTAATTTTTTTCTCTATCTTAATACGAGACGCATAAACTTTTTGCGtgattgagaaaaaaatatcattaTCTCATCCTCCTCCCAGAGCCTTGAGTTCAGTCAAGAGCCCTCTTTGTGGACATGAATTTTCCTTCCCAATTTTCCAGTTCTCACCAGCCAAAGGaaatagaagaagaagaaaaaaaaacacgtGCCTCTGCATCGTACGATCGCATCCCTCCCCTGGCCCCTTCACGGCTGCACCGGCCTCGCTGCCCAGCGTCCCCACCTCCCAGCAAAGAATCCGGGACGATCACACCTAGCCCAATCACTCTCCCCCTTCAAATCAGCACTATCCACACTCCACCTCATCCTCGCCACAGCACCAACCGCCAGAGCACAATTTGCCGTGACATAAATGAACAAATGCACCGCCTTCTTTGCTTGTGGCCTAAATCAACAAATGCACTATTGCCGTGACATAAATGAACAAGCGCACTCTGGCTTCGACGTCGGTCTAACTTCACAAAGATTCTTCCAGTATTTTTAGGGCCTCATGTTGACTACAGACTACCAAAAGTGTATGCGGAGAGCTTTCTCCATAGAGAGCacatatagatatatatgtaaatAAGTTGGTCTGTTGCGTATACTGAATTGGCCGACAAGGGTGGTAGAGGTTTTATAACAAGAAGCAACAGTGGTAGGTGGGTTCAAATGGTGATAGGCACGATCAACGGTGGAGAATCAATTATGTGATAGTTATATAGATCCAATGACCAGTAAGAATACTGGAGGGTCAGAATGATAACCAACAATAATATGCAAATGTCAATGCCAGGTAGTGGCTTGACTCGGCAGAAATATATCACCGTCGGGTGGTGGTTTTAGCTGCCCGAAGCCTCCGGTAATGGCATCGGAGTGGTCAAGTTTTATTCCAGAGAAGGTGTTTTCTGTGCGCGCATGGAGATAGAGCTTACCGGAACCCTCCAATGGTCACCAAAGAAGAGGCACTGGAGCTTCGATCACTAACATGGCTAGTTTCTGACATGAGTCATGGTCGTTGAGAGAGCTCTAGTGGTAAGCTCCGATGAGGCCACTAGACACTACACCAGAACACACAATCACTACCAGAGCATCACTATCAGATGTGCTGGAGCCGGCAGTGACTACTAATCACTATCAAGTGGTAAGGCGAGGATCGGAACAGTTTTGCAAAAGTTTTGGAGACACCTTTTTTTAGAAAGGACGGTAAAAGTTTTACCACGAAATATATTATACgaaaaaaggaaaaacaaggtATTTACAAGCCTCGCCCACTCACAACCCCTCCCGGCACCTCACAACTACAACTACTTGCAACTTGACTAGCAACAAGGAGGGCGGTTACGGGAGCTCGGGTGGACCCTGAAAAAATAAACAACTAGAAAAAGACCGACTAAAAAGCAAATAAAGGAAATACACCGGCTAGAAAACCACTAACTTCGtcatgttcgtttgaacttatcaaccaTGGTACAATGTTTTTTTGTCACAACAAAACatcatcagccggcttatcagccgcaaaaaCCATCGCTAATTGAAATTGATGAATATCTTCTTCGCATAAGAGCGCTATTTGTCTTGGCTGCAAACTTTTCTTGTGGAAGGTCCTTCGGCTCCTCTCTTTTCAAATATTCCACAGGAaatatatgatgatcttgtcaaaagtCCTTCTTTGGAGGCTCCTTTTATATGACGGCTTGTTGCATTTCTTGATATTACAAAAGAAACATGCCGTTCTATACTTTGGTTATTTGCGTTTTCCTAAAGTAGAGCCTCATTTTGTGCCTTTTTTTTATCTGTCTATTTGGAACTTGAGTGATCTGACCCATTtaaacactcaagcaatttgAGGGGACAAATTACACAATGGAGACAAATAACAAAATTCGTGTGATTCAAGCATAATGGTCACACGAGTAATCAAACATCACAGAACACACGAATAAAACTGTGAAAAAATGAGTGAAACTAACTATAATTTCACTCTGATTATCCAACACCACCGTGTACCATCAAAGCACCACCATTAATTGGAGCCTAATGGTCACCAAAACAAtcataaaaaacaaaacaaacaaaaataactaaaaaacaaaATTCTCAGGCCATTGTAAGAACcaagaaaaacaaatataatGAAAAAAATACAGAAATAAAAAATTGTCTATGGAATGCAAAAACCAAAAACTTTCTGAGGCCATTAGATAAACCAAACAAATCAAATAGAAGCAAAAAAAAACAATAACTAAAAGCTAAAAATTCCTATGaattgcaaaaaaaaacaaatatttttTAGGCCATTGTTGCAGAATAACATTAAAAAAGAGCATAGCAAAGATAGTTCATTTAAAAATACTTGCCAAATCTAGCTTGTTTTTAAACAAAGCTAGTAACATAAATGATACCAATGAGTTACACCTGATCAACAACTGTAAGTGCAATTGAACTCTACTGTAACTATAAAATTAATCCATAGCAACAAGATATTAAAACCAAAGTTACTTACAACCAGGAAGCCAATATTTAGGAGTACAGCAGTATCACagataactaaaaacaaaattatCAGGCATTTGCAAGAACCAAGGAAAGCAAAGAAAATGAACAAAttacagaaaacaaaaaaaaaatctatggaaTGCAAAAACCAAAAACTTTCTGAGGCCATTAGATGACCAAACAAATCAAATAGAAGCAAACTACAAAATAAAAAAAGCATAAAATTTCTATGAATTGCAAAATCACAAATATTTTTGAGGGGGTTGATGCAGAAAAACataccaaaaaaacaaaaaattacaACATAGCAAAGACAGTACAATAAAAATGCTTGCCAAGGCTAGctaattttttttacaaaaaaaactaGTTACAACAATTATATCTATGGATTACACCTGATAAAAAACTGTAAGTGCAATTGAACTCTAATGTAACAAGCAATTTGAGGATGGTCCGCCGGCCGAGGTGGTAGCACCGGGAGGATCGTCCGCCGTCCGGCGAGGCCACTCACCTGCAGGAGAAAAGTGCGTTGCAGGTTGTTATTAGTTCAGATGCTGGTAGAGTAGTAGTATTCCTGCAGGTGGCATTTGGATAGCTGCTGGGTTTGGGTTGAGGAAATGAGATGTTTGCCATGACAGGACCCAGGAGGCTTCGACCCACGGCGGCAGCCTGCAGTGCCTCTCCGGCCACAGCTTCTCGCGGGCGGCCGGGTCGGGGTCGACGGCGCACATCCAGGCAGCTGCGAACCAGCCACCAGCACCCCCAATCGACCTCCGGCGAGCAGATCGACAGTGCCACGGCGTCCCTCTCCGTGGTGGCGGCAGCGGCTCCTGCTCTGCGCGTCAGGCGGCGAGGCTCTCGTGCTTGGGCCCCCTCGCAGCGGCCACAAAAGGGGCACTCCTCAGCCTCCAGCCTTGCGCCTAACTGGCACCACACACTCCTCAGTGGCGGGTGGAGTCGGATGCCGCAGGCGGTGGTGCCGACGCGGCGACGGGGCCTCCTTCTCCGACTGCCAACGAAGGAAGACGACACGTGTGATGTTTCCCGTTGCTAACCCACCCTCCCCATTGGGATAGCTTTGGTGGGACAAGAGGCTCTAGTTGTCCAAACCCAAACCTACTGAATATCCCTATCCAGAAAACCAAACATGGGTTATGATATCCCTTTCCCACCCACTCTATCCCATCAACCAAACACCACTGCAGGAGAACAAACAACGTAGACTAGACTAGAGCTAGcccagaagaaaaaaaaagtccAATGAACGGCAGGCGTCGAAACATAACACGGGACGCATGGATGCTGCACGTGAAGAACGGCGCAGATAGCTCCTGGGTCAGATTCGACGGCCAAAAAACCTGTGACGGAGAGGAACAAATCACACGGCCAAACGATAgctttcttgtttttttttggtACGGCTCTAAGGTCAACCCGATGCATTCTCGTGCCTACGAAACGTGCTGAAGATGGGGATCGAGCCGTAGCTTGGTTGGCGAGGGCTCCCGGTGCAGAGGCCACCGACACGCGTTTGAACCCTGCTCGAAGCGGGTTTTCCCCTATAATATGTGTCTGCACTCTACAGCCTCTCTCGCGTAGAGCCACAAAGGAATTGCGACGTATCCGTCGTCTATGGAGCCATGGATGGTCCTGGTGGTCCCGTGATCTTAAGAAGAACGCGGTTGTTATCTGCGTGTAGTTGTAGGTCTAGTAGTGCGTGTGGTGTGTGGTGTGCGTGCGTAGCGTGGGTGTGTGTATGTGTATGAACAAATACTACAACTATACTTAGATGAGAGGTTTCAGAAAGCACACCTCTACGCGAGGGTCCCTGATGATGCATCCGTCTCTGTTTTGCTGTCTGCCTGTCTCCATCTAGAGGTTTCAGAAAGCACACCTCTACGCGAGGGTCCCTGATGATGCATCCGTCTCTGTTTTGCTGTCTGCCTGTCTCCATCTCTGCACACAAGGCATGCGCGATGCATGCATGTGCTCGTGTTTCATGTTCCTTCCTGATAATTTGTCCTTGAATGATTGTGTGTAGTCCTTGACTAATATACCATCTTGTCGGCCAGCTGCAGTTGCTTCACGGTAGATCTTGTTTGGCTGTAGTCTGTATCACTAAGACGGTCTCAAAAAGAGATTTATATAGACACCCGAACCTAAACTGGGTAAGAGAtctaaaatcagcctccaacagattaTCTATAcgagagacctattttgggttgtttgatagacACAACTCAAATATGAACATCCCCTCTTCTGGAAACCCATTTGTAgaaaatattctctttggagTTATGTTGTTGGAGAAAATGCCAAAAAGTTATTGAACCCTTTGAACGTAGAGTTACCCAAAGATCAAATGGGTTTTATATTTTGGATGTTGTTACTGGAGATAGTCTTaaccaaggttttcattttcgaaaattaaaatttatcgggggtcacagataaagaggataaacaggatatatcggaccaaattcaaataaaatttaatttgaatttaagtaaatttaaataaaatttgtacgaaaaagatagatatttctcTTATCGGCACCTACGGATAAGAAAGATATATCAAAAATATCGGAGACTTCGACCGAAAAAGGAAACCATGGTCTTAACACCTCTATCTATCTGTATTTCTCCAATCCACCTCGATAGCTGTAGATTTAAGATGGACGTGCACAGATACCTACCAGGATTAACAGCGATAGCACTGCTCTGAATCTCTGATAGATCCGTATACAGCTCACACATGCCCATCGCCAATAATCACTCGGCTGTTGGCTCCAGTGTCCAGAGGGCCgggtgaagaaaaaaaaaaggctgACCCCTACGTCCTAAGTCCTCATGGAGCTAGCACCGTCGTGGGCGTCCTTCCTCGCCGTCGTAGTGGCTGGCGCCGCTCTCTTTGTCGTAACCATTCTCCGGCTCCGCCCGCGCTCCACGCGCAAGTACAGGCTCCCACCGGGCCCCCGGCCATGGCCGGTGATCGGCAACCTGAACCTGATCGGCTCGCTGCCTCACCACTCCATCCACGAGCTCTCCAAGAGGTATGGCCCGCTGATGTCCCTGCGGCTCGGCTCCTTCCCCGTCGTCGTCGGGTCGTCGGTAGACATGGCTAGGTTCTTCCTCAAGACCCACGACCTGGCGTTCATCGACCGTCCTCAGACGGCGGCCGGCAAGTACACTACCTACAACTGTGGTGGCCTGTTCTACCAGCCCTACGGCGCGTACTGGCGTCAGGGGCGCAGGCTCTGCCAGACCGAGCTCTTCAATGCGAGGCGGCTCATGTCGCTCGAGCACGTCCGCAGCGAGGAGGTGCGCGCCATGCTGAGAGATCTGCACGCCGCGGCGGCGTCGCCGTCGGCGGTGGCCGGTTCTTCTGGTGGCCACGTGGTGGCGCTCAAGGAGCACCTCTACATGGTGAACCTCAACGTCATCTCGCGCATGTTGCTAGGCAAGAAGTACATCGTCGACGGGTCTGGCTCGCCGGCGACACCTGAGGAGTTCAGGTGGTTGATCGACGAGCATTTCTTTCTCAACGGCGTGCTCAACATCGCTGACATGATCCCGTGGCTCAGCTGCCTGGACCCGCAGGGGTACATCAAGAGGATGAAGAGGTTGGCCAAGATGTTGGACCGGTTCCTGGAGCACGTGCTGGATGAGCACAACCAGCGACGGCGGCGAGAAGGCAAGGATTGCGTTGCCATGGACATGATGGACGTTCTTTTGGAGCTCGCTGACGACCCCAACCTCGAGGTTCCAATCAAGCAGGATAATGTGAAGGCGTTCACTCTAGTAAGCGTTACTAATCCACATCATGCATAATTGTTTTTTAGGCATCGGATGATTTGTTATCTGGACGTGCGACCCTACCCAAAATAGCCACCTTCACGCGGGCGAGGCGCGGGGCAGACAGAGGCGCCGAGGTGGAATGGATGTAGGGCGGGCGAGGCAAGTCGGAGGGAGGCAATGTGAGCTGTTAAGGgagagaaggggaagaagggagaAATAGGAGAGAGGAAAAATAATGGaagaaaagagaaagaaaaaaaagagataagAATACTATGAACAATTCTTTTACATGAGCTGTCCAGAGCAAAAGAAAGCAGTTCCGCTAGACGAACTGGAGCCAGAACAGTTTTGCTAGAGCCACGGCTCTACCAAATGCACCCAAGTCCACCCATTCTAAATTGTAGGTTGTTTTAGTTTTATTGTAAGTTAAACTTATTTAGGTTTGGTCAAGTTTATTAAAAAT
It encodes:
- the LOC136465037 gene encoding ATP-dependent Clp protease proteolytic subunit-related protein 2, chloroplastic-like, encoding MALYDTMLSLKSPIGTHCLSFAFSLAGFILAAGEKGSRTGMPLCRISLQSPAGAARGQADDIENEANELIRIKNYLYGKLADHTGHSVEKIHEDLSRVKRFDAGGALEYGIIDRIIRPSRIKKEGSTAQRRDMRNLGLG
- the LOC136497423 gene encoding dimethylnonatriene synthase-like isoform X1 — translated: MELAPSWASFLAVVVAGAALFVVTILRLRPRSTRKYRLPPGPRPWPVIGNLNLIGSLPHHSIHELSKRYGPLMSLRLGSFPVVVGSSVDMARFFLKTHDLAFIDRPQTAAGKYTTYNCGGLFYQPYGAYWRQGRRLCQTELFNARRLMSLEHVRSEEVRAMLRDLHAAAASPSAVAGSSGGHVVALKEHLYMVNLNVISRMLLGKKYIVDGSGSPATPEEFRWLIDEHFFLNGVLNIADMIPWLSCLDPQGYIKRMKRLAKMLDRFLEHVLDEHNQRRRREGKDCVAMDMMDVLLELADDPNLEVPIKQDNVKAFTLDLMGGGTDTTSVTVEWAMSELLRNPEVLAKATEELDRVIGRDRLVAEGDIPNLPYMEAIVKETLRLHPVAPLLTPRLAREDVSVGSYDIPAGTRVFINAWAIGRDPAVWEAPMEFRPERFVGNRVDVKGQHFELLPFGSGRRMCPGMGLALRMVPMILANLLHAFAWRLPDGVAAEELSMEETFGLTVPRLVPLEALAEPKLQARLYAGP
- the LOC136497423 gene encoding dimethylnonatriene synthase-like isoform X2 produces the protein MELAPSWASFLAVVVAGAALFVVTILRLRPRSTRKYRLPPGPRPWPVIGNLNLIGSLPHHSIHELSKRYGPLMSLRLGSFPVVVGSSVDMARFFLKTHDLAFIDRPQTAAGKYTTYNCGGLFYQPYGAYWRQGRRLCQTELFNARRLMSLEHVRSEEVRAMLRDLHAAAASPSAVAGSSGGHVVALKEHLYMVNLNVISRMLLGKKYIVDGSGSPATPEEFSCLDPQGYIKRMKRLAKMLDRFLEHVLDEHNQRRRREGKDCVAMDMMDVLLELADDPNLEVPIKQDNVKAFTLDLMGGGTDTTSVTVEWAMSELLRNPEVLAKATEELDRVIGRDRLVAEGDIPNLPYMEAIVKETLRLHPVAPLLTPRLAREDVSVGSYDIPAGTRVFINAWAIGRDPAVWEAPMEFRPERFVGNRVDVKGQHFELLPFGSGRRMCPGMGLALRMVPMILANLLHAFAWRLPDGVAAEELSMEETFGLTVPRLVPLEALAEPKLQARLYAGP